One Belonocnema kinseyi isolate 2016_QV_RU_SX_M_011 chromosome 6, B_treatae_v1, whole genome shotgun sequence genomic region harbors:
- the LOC117174364 gene encoding integrator complex subunit 12-like, whose amino-acid sequence MAQLELDPQFTQGLRYLHSANRDSVEQLRFLLDEAIRQKHGATKMLCNVLHKKYTMEEPVLSDHSSGSSKKSKSSSSKHSSKSSKNSSPINVPARDTPPDALQSDDNLALEILEDDLTCVVCKGMDVGARNRLVECAVCHFLYHQECHVSPILDSQIDAPGVTWHCFLCTNSQQQVTKERSSPKTVTEGKSKKEKKSSSKHDKYKSSSGLNQTQSVNGSSSSNNSSPNPSSGSKNVPMPNIQIVSGDKRLRDMMKKAKQDKRSTSSSKHSSSSSYSSSSKSSHEKSLLYKMKSGSE is encoded by the exons atggcacAACTTGAATTAGATCCACAATTTACCCAGGGTTTGCGATATTTGCATTCGGCTAATAGGGATTCAGTGGAACAGTTAAGATTTCTTCTGGATGAAGCAATTAGACAAAAGCATGGTGCCACTAAAATGCTCTGCAATGTTTTGcataaaaag tatacTATGGAAGAGCCCGTTTTGAGCGATCACAGCAGTGGAAGCAGTAAAAAGAGTAAAAGTTCATCCTCGAAACATTCGAGCAAGTCTAGTAAAAACAGTTCCCCTATAAATGTGCCAGCTCGTGATACACCTCCGGACGCTTTGCAGTCTGATGATAATTTGGCTCTTGAAATTTTGGAGGATGACTTGACCTGTGTCGTCTGCAAAGGCATGGATGTGGGAGCCAGGAACAGACTCGTGGAATGTGCCGTTTGTCACTTTTTGTACCATCAAGAGTGTCACGTATCTCCGATTCTAGATTCCCAAATTGACGCTCCTGGAGTCACGTGGCATTGCTTTTTATGTACAAACAGCCAACAGCAG GTTACTAAGGAAAGATCATCGCCAAAGACTGTAACAGAAGGAAAAtcgaaaaaggaaaagaaatcgA GTTCAAAGCACgataaatataaatcttcaagtgGCCTTAATCAAACACAGTCAGTAAATGGAAGTAGCAGTAGCAATAATAGTTCTCCCAATCCAAGCAGTGGTTCGAAAAATGTACCCATGCCCAATATTCAAATAGTCAGTGGCGATAAGAGATTGCGGGAcatgatgaaaaaagcaaaacaGGACAAAAGAAGCACATCGAGCAGCAAACATTCTTCTAGTTCCTCCTACTCGTCTTCCTCAAAATCCTCCCACGAAAAATCACTCCTATACAAAATGAAATCGGGCTCTGAGTAA